Genomic segment of Rattus norvegicus strain BN/NHsdMcwi chromosome 7, GRCr8, whole genome shotgun sequence:
AGttctccccccccctcctttattttctttttccttgtcttGTTAAATGACCGAGTTCTGAATTAGGGGCCTTGCCCGTCACGCAGCACACAGTGAAGGTCAAGCAAGCTCCCCAAGTCACACAGGAAGCCAGAAACGAGTGGCTTCCTCGTTCTGTTCTGCATTTTTCTACCCCGGCAACTAACCGCTTCCACCTACAGACAGCAGATTGGATACAGTGGAGATGTGATTTCACATCACACAGATATAGGATGGGGTTGGGCTGTCCCGCCTTCTTCAGCTTGGAAGGATAGCATAGAGAGCTCATCCTGTAGCACAAGCTGTTGGGAAACCTAGGACTCAACAGATGTGACACATGTGCACGAACAGTTCCCTCCCGCTGAAAGTGCCATTTACTTCAGGTGTCAACCTGGTTCTCATTCTCTTGCAGGTAGAACGCCATGACATGAATACCCTCAGCCTGCCCCTGAATATCCGCCGAGGAGGGTCAGACACCAACCTCAACTTCGACGTCCCAGATGGTATCCTGGATTTCCACAAGGTCAAACTCAGCGCAGACAGCCTGAGACAGAAAATCTTAAAGGTGACGGAGCAGATAAAAATCGAGCAGACGTCCCGAGATGGGAACGTTGCCGAGTATCTGAAACTGGTCAGCAGTGCTGACAAGCAGCAGGCCGGGCGCATCAAGCAGGTCTTTGAGAAGAAGAACCAGAAGTCAGCCCACTCCATCGCCCAGCTGCAGAAGAAGTTGGAGCAGTATCACAGGAAACTCAGGGAGATTGAACAGAATGGAGCGACCAGAAGCTCGAAGGACATTTCTAAAGACAGCCTGAAGGAAATACAACACTCTCTGAAGGATGCCCACGTGAAATCTCGAACTGCTCCCCACTGCCTAGAGAGCAGTAAGTCGAGCATGCCAGGGGTATCCCTCACGCCCCCCGTGTTTGTCTTCAATAAGTCCAGAGAGTTTGCCAACTTGATCCGGAATAAGTTTGGCAGTGCAGACAACATCGCTCACTTGAAGAATTCCCTAGAAGAGTTCAGGCCCGAAGCCAGCCCCAGGGCTTACGGCGGAAGCGCTACCATCGTGAACAAGCCCAAGTACGGCAGCGATGACGAGTGTTCTAGTGGTACATCCGGCTCAGCTGACAGCAATGGGAACCAGTCCTTTGGGGCTGGTGGAGCCAGCACCCTGGACAGCCAGGGAAAACTTGCCATAATCCTAGAGGAACTGAGGGAGATCAAGGTTACCCAAGCCCAGCTGGCAGAGGACATCGAGGCGTTGAAGGTGCAGTTTAAGAGAGAATATGGCTTTATCTCTCAGACTCTGCAAGAGGAGAGGTACAGGTGCGTACATGGACGTCTCCCTCGGGGATTCCTTTAAAAACACCAAGCAGAAGCTGTCTGCTTACAAGCGAGGTGCTAATGCGTGTGTTTGCAATAGATACCAATGTGGATTCAGAAGCATTTAAAGATTGATAATTCTCTCCAGCCTTCGTAATCCTAAATCCCATAATTTCTAGTTTATAGCTGACAATTAGAGGAAGACATTATATGCATGGGTCTCTTAAAATATCGTTACCCAAGCCATGACTCACGTGCAGATTAAGAAATTGATTCAGCAGACGTCTGCGATGGTCTCATTACACTAATTTACAGACCCGTTTCCCTCCATCAGACCAGACAAGTGGACCTAATTCGCTGGACAATGAGACAATGAGGTAGATTTGCATGTGGTATGTCAgtttgaaatatacatattttgttcattaagcttttaaaaaatacacacacacacacacacacacacacacacacacacacacacacatggactgGAGGGATGACTCTGCTGATAAAGTGCTTCCCGTGCAAAAAGGAAGCCTTCAGTCCAGgtacccagcacccatgttagagTTGGATATAACAGCACAGGTCTGTAACCACAGCTCTTTGGgcagtagagacaggcagatcctagACTAGACCTTGCTGGCCCATCAGCCTagccaggttcagggagagacccaaAACATCtggcatcaacctctggcctgtacacacacccacatgcccacatgtcacacacacacacacacgcacgcacgcatgcacgcacgcacacacacattttactaTAAATGAGTGGCTCTCATCTTGAGAGTAAAGGTTGTAGCCTGCCATTTGTGTTTACAGTTGTTTAAGAGGGTAGATAACTGAATATGAGATTGTGTGCCCTGTTCTGCTCATCAAAGGATCCTCCCAAATTATTTCCATCAAAATGGGTTGACTTCTAAGAGTGCAAACTAGATTGTAAATGTTTATTACATACTATACCACGTAAATTGTAAATTTAACCTACACTTGCTGTGTAATTTTACGTCATAATTTAGAAGGTGGCATTTTCTCACTTTTACAAAAGGTTTTTGTGATGCCAAGATTTGAACCAAGGGCTTCATGCATCCTAAGCATGTGTGTACCACTGAGAAATAAGGCCGCCCTCAAAACTACGTTTTAACCTTTTGTGCACATTTTTGACTTCCATACATTCATCTTACAAgaactgttttttctctttttttaatttttttacatttattattccCTCATGTGTTTCATCCTGACTGCTGCAGTCCCgctccctcctccccaaccccccagtctCTCCACACACCCCCCCAAGATCCACCCCTCTTCACCTCCTCTCAGGaaagagcaggccttccaggGACTTCAAGCAAACACAGGGTAACCAGCTACAACAAGACCAGGCACAGTTCTCAAGTCAAGGTTGGGCAAGGCAAcccaggagaaggaaaagggtccCACAAGTAAGCAGAAGACTGAGGGATGAACCCAGCTCCCACTGTTAGAAATCTCACATGTACACCGAGCCGCACAACCAGAACATATATACAGACTACCCAGGCTAGACCTATGCAGGCTCCCTGAGCGTTATGAGCCCACCTGAATCCCAGTCCATTGTGGGCTGGGAAGAACTGTTTTTCAGTCATGGTGTCATGAGAATGGTATCGACCTTATCTTCATCCAGATTATTTGAGATCCGGATGCCTCTCTTATCCCAAGTCACAAACACCCAGTTGTCTGAGCCTTGGACCACCTTCGCTTTCATGCATCCTGCATTCTGTGACCCCATGATACAGCCGTCAGGTGCATTCCTTAGCAGGTTAAAAGGCTGCCTTAGAATGATGATAACGTTTGGCATTCATGAGGCGGAAGCTGAAGATAATCATTAAATCTCAATTAAGCCTTTTCACCTATCAGATGACCTACGTAAATATAACTGGCTTGAGCCAGTCATTTCAAGCTGAGGCATCATCCTAAGATACTGCAAGGTCTTTAAGCTGCTCAGAACAAAGCTTCAAAAAAGACACAAGTTCTCTTCTCTGACAGTAGGCGTGGGCAAGGAAGtgtctttctctcacttttgGATTTTTGCACATGCTGTCCCATAAGCCATCTGTAATTTGTGATGAGCTTAATCCTAGcatgtcttttaaaaagatgcgtttctttatgttttatgtgtatgagtatttttgcctcagtGGATGCCTGTGCTCCATGTGTGTGCAGCGCCCATAAGACCAGAAAAAGGAAACACATTCCTTAGAGTCAGAGTCACAGACAATTGTTAGCTAACCATTGTAGGTGCTGGGgttcgaacccaggtcctctggaagagcacccagtgctcttaacgactaagctgtctctctagcgctgaggttaattttttttttttttttttactagcacTTAATAGTCTAAGAGCTGAAAAAGCATGTCTGGGTGTTTTCTTCGAGACAGTGGAATTGCCTTCTGGAGTGGAAGCTAATCATAAAACCTTCATTCTATTTCCGTGTGCTGTGTGGCCACTAGCCCCCTATTACTGTTGGGCAGAAAAAGGGAGAGGCCACTATAGTGTGGCCGGTCCTGGTCTGTCCTTGCTGTACAGCTGTCTCCTAGCTAGAGGCAACCGCATCCCTGACAACGTCTTTCTGTCGTCATGGCAGCCAGTCCACGTGCTGGTCTGGCATaggtggaaaacaaaacaaaacaggtttgATCTTGGTAAAGCCTCAAAGTTGAGGACATACAGTTAAGACTACAGAAGCAGGTCCCTCCTAGAATTGGGATTCAGGGGTAACCAATCGTGTGCCCTACGAGTTGACCTACTctttcaggaaaacagtcttccaggagatgaaaacaagacaaaataggCCATCATTCTAGAACATGCTGTCAGGACACCTGTGCCACATGCTCACTATGGCTCCCATCTTTGTTAAGGTATGAGCGACTTGAAGACCAGCTCCATGACCTGACAGAGCTGCACCAGCATGAGACAGCTAACCTGAAGCAGGAGCTAGCCAGCGCCGAGGAGAAGGTGGCCTACCAGGCCTATGAGCGCTCAAGGGACATCCAGGTATGGGTCCCCTCCTGGCCAGACCCTGGTGTAGGATTTTTCTAGGCTTTAGTTCATTAAACAGTCTAACCTGGTACATTTCCCCAAGCCCTCCATCATGAGGGGCAAGATGTTCTTTCTATATAGATATTCCCCATCCACCTCCTGGCCCCACTGGCTTATGTTGCCTATGTGTAGCCCTGTTGCCTAACTCAGTTGGTAAGTATCTATCACTAGTCTAAGTCCAATAACTTCAAACTATTAAGAAATGTCACATGTTAGGCAGCTGCCTGCAGAGGCTGGAGTAGTCTAGTGGTATACCAGATGGCCCTAGCAAAGACCCTATTGTGCCCCAGAAATCCAGTCCAGCTATGCGGGATGGTAGTTGGGCATTCCATGGTAAACTTTGGATTCGAGTCTAGTATTTACCAACTATTTGGCTCTGAGCAAGTCTCAAGTCTGCTCATCTGTAAAGCAATTGCTTCATATTTGTAAGTTCACCAAGCATGGGACTGCCAGCCCCTAGTAAAGCAATGTACTTGGTACTTACTCAATATCCCTTTGCAGTTGCTCTTATTGATGGACCCATTTCTCAGATCTGAAGCCCAAGGTACAAAAAGGTGAAGTGACCTGAACAAGGCCTTGCAAACTGTCCCTTAGGAATGACTAAGAAGGCTGACCTGAAAGGGAAAGGCAAGGCCCAGAAAGCTGGCAGGAAGTGAGTAGATCCACCTAACAGTTACGTCATAAACAAAAGCCAAGGGCAAGACTTCCCCCTGAGGTCCCTAGGCTGCTATGGTcatctttttaaagaattataacaATAACCAAAGAGAGTAATGCTCATCTCCCTTTTTCAGATCTTCTTTGTAGTCAGTGACTGTTTTCTGAGCTTAAGGAAGGCCATCCatgctctgaaccccactttacAAGGGAGTAGGCTGAAGCTTAAAAGAGGGACTTTTTCCCTAGTGTGCGTGCTGCCGTTCAGCTGCAAACATTTTATTCTGTGCTGGTGGAGGCTGTGTTTGCTGATGCCAGAGGTCTGCTTGGACAGTTCTGGGAAGCGGGGCTTAAGAGCTGATAGGAAACATTGTCCCCAGAGAGCAGAGGACACTGGGAAACTACTCTGACCCAGGGGACAGAACTCTCAGCTGTTAAGTGATTCTATTTAAAAGGTTTACttgcgtgcatgtgtatgcatacatgcatgtgtgtgtatgcatgtgcgtgtgtgtgtgtgtgtgtgtgtgtgtgtgtgtgtcacagtacACACTTGACAATTGGAGAACAGCttacaggggtcagtcacctctttctaCCTTGTGATTCCCAGGAATCAAAATTCAgttcatcagacttggcagcaagtgctttacccactgagccatcctaccCACTCCTAGACCATCCTATTTTAGAGCAGGCCTGGGATATCACTGGGTAGTGTCTAAATGTGCCATTTCCTCATTTAGGGGATGGTTTGGATCAACATTGTTCTCCTGTCTTTAAGAAACATATTCTGGGAGTGAGGAGGTCAGGTCTAGGGAGGGGCCCCACAAAGGGAACTTTAACTTCTGAGGAGTTCATTTCCACATTTTTCAGCTGCATCTCTAGTTGGAGCTGTAAAGAGCAGCTCCGTAAATGACAAGGGTCACAGAGGTTCAAAGCCAGCTCTActactctgtctctgtgtgagcCTGGCCAAGTCAGTGCGGTGTGCCTCTGACTCCTTGTCTTCAAAAAGTCACGAAGATCAAATAGAATCCGATATTTATTATACCAGAGTCTTCACCAGACCCATAATAAACAGCCAAGAAGTTAATGCTGGGGTTCCTTTTATCTTATTGTTAAGTAGCAACATCCCTCAAGGCTTTTAGCCATTGATCTCTCCGGTCTCTCTGTTGCCTGTGTCTGTGGTTCTTATAAATGTGCTTCCAAAGGGATAGGCTGGGATGGTGCATGGAGCAAGGGCCCACAGACCCACAAAGTTTTTGCTGTTAAGTGATTGATCCCCGCCCCCTTTAAAATCCCGAATATCCAGTTTGAATTACTAAAGATAACCCCTCCCTCTATTTTCAAGTTAGATACTCCACCAAAGAAATCCTAATTATCGTGGTGGGGCTTAATAGCTCTCGGTGCCTTGGACGAACTGCTTTGCAATTCATTGTCtaattttcttggatttttttctttgtgtaagACATTGGTAGCGGTTCTAAGGTGAATTCTAAGATTAGCCTGAGGAGATGTGGACTTCTCTACCCTAAAACTGAGCGAAAGGGCCAAACGTGACAGTCCTTTGTCCTGATCTGTCACCCTTTTCACGCCATATCTAAAATGGAAAGGGGGGGGGAAAATCACTGCCTGTAGCTGAAAgcaagcctgcctgcctgcccgcccgcccatccgcccgcccgcccgcccttCTGCGCTTGCCTGTTAGTGCTGACAGCCAGCGGTGCTTAAATGCGAAGATCTGAGAAAGTTTTATCCTTTGGTCGGCAGCCTAGTATAATGAAAGTTGCTATAGTAACAGAGAGCCCTGTTCTCTGGCCCAGAGAGTATATTCAGCAGGAGAAAAGCAAATCAATGTTGGAGCCATTACACTCGCTTAAAGCCCAGAGAGCTGACCTTACGCAGCTGCACAAGCACATTGGCAAATGATTGCCACGACAGACTGGCGGAGAAGCAGGCACACAGCACTGCCCCCCAGGAGGTGTGGGCTTTCCTCTGGAAACTGACATCCTGTTAACTGGCACCCAGGCTCCACAGCCACCTGCCGTGTGCAACACTGCTCCTGCCTGAAGCAGATGCTGAGGGCAGGGTGAGCCTAGTCCCCGACTGCACACAATGTATGCGCCTCTGGGCTGTGCAGGAAGGCTGGCTAGAGACAAGCTGGGTCAGGGAGGGGTTCCTTGAGGTAATGTCCACGAGGATGCGGCCTCAGACAAGTGGCAGATCCACAGGTGAATAGAGGGGGTGCTTGAGCATTTCCAGCAGTGTGTACGGCGTGGACAAAGTCCCCTAGGTGTTTTCAGAACCTGGAAAGGGTCAGTTTGGCCAAAGTACTGGGTGAGAGCAAAAGAAGATGGCTGTGCATAGGCCAAGCAAGATTCTGAAAGGCTTTTATGAAGAGGGATGTCAGAAATGTCTATCTTTCAAAGGTCACAAGGACTATTGTGGGGAATATCGAGCACAGAACACGTGGTGTGAAACTCATGTCAAATCACGGCAAACAAGAGGTCTCGGTGACCCCCGAGTGAGTGGGACTGTAAGAGAAGGAATGGAGCAAGATGGACAGTGGATGCTGCTGCACTGGCAGAGCCAGCAGATGGCTGGACAAGAGACATATCAAAGGATGCTTTGGGGCTTCTGTCATAAGAGGCCTAGAAGTTGTCTAAGAAAGGAGTTGGGGGTAAGAGGACACAGGGTCACTGCATGCAGGGTAGGTACACTCCACGAGCGTACTTGTGACTGAGTTACACAGGGACATTTCCCTAAAACTCTGTAGACGTGCGAGTCAGCCTCTGGAGAAATAGCCAGGCTAGAGATCTGCTCCGAGTCACATGGTAATGCTGTGATGTCATCTTAGGAAGTGAAGCATCCGGTTGCACTGGGTCTGAAGAGGCAGCCTGGGCTGCTGACTTAAGGAGCAGCTTCCCGAGGCAGATGGAAGCAGAGCGTCCACTGTTGGTTCAGTCCTTTCCTTTAGCCTCTGTGACCTCCCTACTGTCCTTACGCAGACATAAGCTCCAGTGGTGGAGCAGGAGTGGAAAGAGCAGCTAACCACAGATGAGGGTGGGACAGCCTTTATCCCAGAATGCCGCTCCAGCTCTGCCCCTTTCCATCTCATCCTGACAGTGCCAACAGACATGAGTATTTTGTGTCACCTTATCTCAAATATAAACATATTGTTGAGAAAACAAACCATTATGGCCAGGTATTATACTCTTTGACTGTAATCccaaatctcagcacttgggaaggttGAAGCAGGAGGGTTGGATATTTAAGGCCACATTTGGCTACTTCACAAGAGACCTTGTAACCAAAAggcaaacaaaagcaagcaaataaactGCTGCTCCACCATTGGGAGCTTATGTCTGCGTAAGGACAGTAGGGAGGGCGCAGAGGCTAAAGCAAATCACTCTAACTCATTACTTGCAGCATTTGATGGTTGAACACAAGTGAGTACCCCACCCATGACAGATAGGGTAAAATGAGTCTTAGGATTCCTGCCTTATACTTTTCATCTCTCACCATTGCTTTGGGAATCTGAAACTACTGAGGCAGTAGATGTTCTGAGCCGGAGCTTGGCACATCTGGGCATGTGTTCCCGCAAGCCCTGTGATTCCAGCAACGTCTGACCCTTGCTCTCCTCTTGCCCACAGGAAGCCTTGGAGTCCTGCCAGACACGAATCTCCAAGCTGGAGCTGCATCAACAGGAGCAGCAGACCCTGCAGACAGATGCCGTGAATGCCAAGGTCCTGCTGGGGAAGTGCATCAACGTGGTCCTGGCCTTCATGACTGTCATCCTGGTATGCGTGTCCACCCTGGCCAAGTTCGTCTCGCCCATGATGAAGAGTCGCTCCCACATCCTGGGCACCTTCTTTGCTGTGACTCTTCTCGCAATATTCTGTAAAAACTGGGACCACATCTTGTGTGCTATAGAAAGGATAATCATCCCGAGATGAGCCACCGGCTCCCACCTTCACATCCTTCCaagtttttattttgaagaaaactCTGTGCATACATACTACCAAAATTTCTGAATGAACGGCTGTGCCAAAGACGGCGAGAAGGACCCAGAGCTGTGTGGTGTAAATACGTAGAGTCTCTTAACCCAGTAGCAGTTGCCAACACAGTCCCTGTATGTGGTTCACGTGAAACTGTCCCAGAGTCCTCCTCACATGGCTCACTGCCTTAATCAGAGCAGATCTCCAGCCCACTGTCGAGCTCGGTATGGTAAAGCCCTGCTGATTGAGCGCCATGACTGCTCACAGCCGTGTTCTGAGTTCCCCTGGTCAGCAAGAATATGGTAGGATTTGGGGGAAGTGAGCAAACACAGGTACTTGGCAGGGTTGAGCTCCTGGGGGCCTATAGAAGCTCAGTGAGTCTCTCTGTGATCTACCCCACTTGTCCACAGGTGGCTCTGTGTCCTACTGTGTACCCAGCGTTCACAGCGGTCAATGGTGTGTGTCCTCATAACATGGAAATCTTCTACCTGCTCATCCAGCGAAAGTCTGCCCGACTAGTAGCATTGCACTTTACAAGGTAGACACTAGGATTTACAGCCGGGCTCATGCCCAGGGCACCGCACACCTGATTTCATCTTGCGTGCTTAGCAGTGCTCTGCCCTCAGAGTGTGTGGCTGAGCTGTTGTCAAACTGTAGCTTCGGTAACTCGGGGTCCTTGTGAGCGTCCCTGGGGAGGGCCATGCTCTGGCAACTGTTAACTGTGATAAATGCCCTTAGAGGATGGGATGCACTTTATGTGAATCACTTTACTCACAGGTCTGTGGGGATCGGATTGCAAAGCTTGctcaggaaatgaaaatgaatggcGTTCTTGTTGCccggttttctttttctcagagacAGCAAAATCAAACTTCATAAAGCTTCTGTGCACGAGGCAGGACACTGGAGGCCTAAGAGGGATGTGAACTTTTAGGTCTAATCAAATGGTGGCTAGATTAGTGAGAGCCCTTTACCCAGATGAGAGCAGGAAAGGTCCCCTTAGGGACGTGAAAGGCAGCAGGAATAAAATTAAGTCCTGCGCTGGAACTGAGCTCCTGCTGTCTCTTAAGGCTCAGACAAGCCCTGAGCTCACAGGATAAACGCACCAACAGTGAGCAGAAAGAGTACAAGAGCTGCTGTGTTTTATTTGATGGCTGCCATTATACTGACAAACCTAGTTTTCTGTGTACACTACCAAGAGGAGAGAGATTTCATTGGATGctgtcagccagccagccaggacTCTGGTCCTCCCACCCCACCTGCTGAAGGTGTAAAAATACTCTTAAATACTTCCAGAAGAACCTCTCTTGGATTTAAGGATCCTCACTTAGGGGCATTCCCTGGGGGGGCGGGGCGTTGGGGGTGGCAGCATGTAGCAATTTAGTACAAGTCCAGGTTATATGAGTGGGACCCACACAGCTCCAACCtttgcccctcccccattcccaaCTTCCAAGTCAATAATTCGGCAAATTCAGTAAATTCAGTAATTTTAGTAAATTAAGTATTTAACCATCACCCCTAACCAATTTCAGAGCCACacttttcaaaaaataataaatagaactTTATGAAATACAAAGGATTTTGAAATCAGGGACGGGggaatccccagcccctctcctacCCACGGCATTGtccccacacaggagacagaggtttCTAATCCAAGAAAGGGAGAGCCATGATCTTCCCTTATTCGTGTACTTTAATGGCCTGCTCCCTTACCTGTGGCACCAGACTCCATCTGCCTGCACCCGGAAACAAGCTGGGCCCTGCTGACCTCCCGTTCCTATTTGTAAATATTTCCACGTGGCACTTAGAGCGTGCCGGGGGGCCTGGGATACCCATGAATGCTGCTATCGGGGTTTCAGGATAAGTTTGAATACAGCCTTAGAGGCTTAGCTAGGGCTCTGGGAGAACCCACAAAGGGGTTCTGTTCTCATGTCAGcacccgccccacccccacacagcCTAACAGGACGGCTCTCGATTGACACTTGTCAGACCTACAAGCTGTGTTTCTTCTTCCTGATGAGAAAACCCAAAACAGCACACTCAACACCCTCCAGACCGAGCTTTGGACAGAATCTGTTAGAGACCAGCACCATTGTGAACTAGTCGGGGTGGGGGCATCCAAGTCATCATAGGTTCCTCCTAAAGAACTTAGATTCCCACCGACTCCCATTAAATGTCAAATCACCTTCT
This window contains:
- the Tmcc3 gene encoding transmembrane and coiled-coil domain protein 3 isoform X1 produces the protein MGISLHHGQGLSPDCILHFAGCDLVERHDMNTLSLPLNIRRGGSDTNLNFDVPDGILDFHKVKLSADSLRQKILKVTEQIKIEQTSRDGNVAEYLKLVSSADKQQAGRIKQVFEKKNQKSAHSIAQLQKKLEQYHRKLREIEQNGATRSSKDISKDSLKEIQHSLKDAHVKSRTAPHCLESSKSSMPGVSLTPPVFVFNKSREFANLIRNKFGSADNIAHLKNSLEEFRPEASPRAYGGSATIVNKPKYGSDDECSSGTSGSADSNGNQSFGAGGASTLDSQGKLAIILEELREIKVTQAQLAEDIEALKVQFKREYGFISQTLQEERYRYERLEDQLHDLTELHQHETANLKQELASAEEKVAYQAYERSRDIQEALESCQTRISKLELHQQEQQTLQTDAVNAKVLLGKCINVVLAFMTVILVCVSTLAKFVSPMMKSRSHILGTFFAVTLLAIFCKNWDHILCAIERIIIPR
- the Tmcc3 gene encoding transmembrane and coiled-coil domain protein 3, which codes for MPGSDTALTVDRTYSDPGRHHRCKSRVERHDMNTLSLPLNIRRGGSDTNLNFDVPDGILDFHKVKLSADSLRQKILKVTEQIKIEQTSRDGNVAEYLKLVSSADKQQAGRIKQVFEKKNQKSAHSIAQLQKKLEQYHRKLREIEQNGATRSSKDISKDSLKEIQHSLKDAHVKSRTAPHCLESSKSSMPGVSLTPPVFVFNKSREFANLIRNKFGSADNIAHLKNSLEEFRPEASPRAYGGSATIVNKPKYGSDDECSSGTSGSADSNGNQSFGAGGASTLDSQGKLAIILEELREIKVTQAQLAEDIEALKVQFKREYGFISQTLQEERYRYERLEDQLHDLTELHQHETANLKQELASAEEKVAYQAYERSRDIQEALESCQTRISKLELHQQEQQTLQTDAVNAKVLLGKCINVVLAFMTVILVCVSTLAKFVSPMMKSRSHILGTFFAVTLLAIFCKNWDHILCAIERIIIPR
- the Tmcc3 gene encoding transmembrane and coiled-coil domain protein 3 isoform X4; this encodes MNTLSLPLNIRRGGSDTNLNFDVPDGILDFHKVKLSADSLRQKILKVTEQIKIEQTSRDGNVAEYLKLVSSADKQQAGRIKQVFEKKNQKSAHSIAQLQKKLEQYHRKLREIEQNGATRSSKDISKDSLKEIQHSLKDAHVKSRTAPHCLESSKSSMPGVSLTPPVFVFNKSREFANLIRNKFGSADNIAHLKNSLEEFRPEASPRAYGGSATIVNKPKYGSDDECSSGTSGSADSNGNQSFGAGGASTLDSQGKLAIILEELREIKVTQAQLAEDIEALKVQFKREYGFISQTLQEERYRYERLEDQLHDLTELHQHETANLKQELASAEEKVAYQAYERSRDIQEALESCQTRISKLELHQQEQQTLQTDAVNAKVLLGKCINVVLAFMTVILVCVSTLAKFVSPMMKSRSHILGTFFAVTLLAIFCKNWDHILCAIERIIIPR
- the Tmcc3 gene encoding transmembrane and coiled-coil domain protein 3 isoform X2, translating into MMLRKEGVKVERHDMNTLSLPLNIRRGGSDTNLNFDVPDGILDFHKVKLSADSLRQKILKVTEQIKIEQTSRDGNVAEYLKLVSSADKQQAGRIKQVFEKKNQKSAHSIAQLQKKLEQYHRKLREIEQNGATRSSKDISKDSLKEIQHSLKDAHVKSRTAPHCLESSKSSMPGVSLTPPVFVFNKSREFANLIRNKFGSADNIAHLKNSLEEFRPEASPRAYGGSATIVNKPKYGSDDECSSGTSGSADSNGNQSFGAGGASTLDSQGKLAIILEELREIKVTQAQLAEDIEALKVQFKREYGFISQTLQEERYRYERLEDQLHDLTELHQHETANLKQELASAEEKVAYQAYERSRDIQEALESCQTRISKLELHQQEQQTLQTDAVNAKVLLGKCINVVLAFMTVILVCVSTLAKFVSPMMKSRSHILGTFFAVTLLAIFCKNWDHILCAIERIIIPR
- the Tmcc3 gene encoding transmembrane and coiled-coil domain protein 3 isoform X3 → MVERHDMNTLSLPLNIRRGGSDTNLNFDVPDGILDFHKVKLSADSLRQKILKVTEQIKIEQTSRDGNVAEYLKLVSSADKQQAGRIKQVFEKKNQKSAHSIAQLQKKLEQYHRKLREIEQNGATRSSKDISKDSLKEIQHSLKDAHVKSRTAPHCLESSKSSMPGVSLTPPVFVFNKSREFANLIRNKFGSADNIAHLKNSLEEFRPEASPRAYGGSATIVNKPKYGSDDECSSGTSGSADSNGNQSFGAGGASTLDSQGKLAIILEELREIKVTQAQLAEDIEALKVQFKREYGFISQTLQEERYRYERLEDQLHDLTELHQHETANLKQELASAEEKVAYQAYERSRDIQEALESCQTRISKLELHQQEQQTLQTDAVNAKVLLGKCINVVLAFMTVILVCVSTLAKFVSPMMKSRSHILGTFFAVTLLAIFCKNWDHILCAIERIIIPR